One Aegilops tauschii subsp. strangulata cultivar AL8/78 chromosome 7, Aet v6.0, whole genome shotgun sequence genomic window carries:
- the LOC109766936 gene encoding uncharacterized protein, whose amino-acid sequence MAPVADDVLDGGNEKSIFRCLDAARYVVAAAVSVLIMAVIVYAITVVLRPADLYIGVLQGSVSVSVSGGDNLRRPPFNASIGRGNLTFSFTVRAINPSGRVSIYYTDVEARIKSNMSSASSTLLRLQLPDVSLGPQSSIDSNILINTFALVKKQVYYFNMLANGSSIDDAMIAVEGTRTVEVYSGRNVTDHVRVFYFCSPIVVGGDKDDDSEAAVDVQCTDQNQPASS is encoded by the coding sequence ATGGCGCCGGTGGCAGACGATGTCCTCGACGGCGGCAACGAGAAATCAATCTTCCGGTGCCTCGACGCGGCGCGCTACGTTGTGGCTGCCGCGGTGAGCGTGCTCATCATGGCGGTCATCGTGTACGCCATCACCGTGGTGCTCCGCCCAGCGGACCTCTATATCGGGGTCCTCCAAGGCTCCGTCTCCGTCTCTGTTTCAGGCGGCGACAACCTGCGCAGGCCACCGTTCAACGCCAGCATCGGCCGCGGCAACCTCACCTTCTCATTCACCGTCCGGGCCATCAACCCCAGTGGCCGCGTCAGCATCTACTACACCGACGTCGAGGCCCGGATCAAGAGCAACATGTCGTCGGCGTCAAGCACTTTGCTCCGTCTCCAGTTGCCCGACGTGTCCTTGGGGCCCCAGTCGAGCATCGACTCCAACATTCTGATAAATACATTTGCGCTTGTTAAGAAACAGGTGTACTACTTCAATATGTTGGCCAATGGGAGCAGCATCGACGACGCTATGATTGCGGTGGAGGGTACCCGCACCGTCGAGGTTTACTCCGGTCGCAACGTGACCGACCACGTGCGAGTATTCTACTTCTGCTCGCCCATCGTCGTTGGCGGCGATAAGGACGACGACAGTGAGGCTGCAGTCGACGTGCAGTGCACGGATCAGAATCAGCCAGCCAGCAGCTAG